From Bradyrhizobium sp. NDS-1, the proteins below share one genomic window:
- a CDS encoding M15 family metallopeptidase, producing MTARIGIAARATLVVLLAISVPAPARAQALPGGFAYLRDIDPSIIQDIRYATSNNFVGRPLAGYGAGECVVKREVGLRLKAVQEELAAQSLSLKMFDCYRPARASLDMVKWSQNGHETAAERRYNPKIPKTELFRLGYIASRSQHSTGAALDLTLVDLKADNTAKYDPSKTYADCTAPVGARAPEGSVDMGTGYDCTDTKGHTAAPSITGEQRTWRRRLVAAMARQGFVNYSKEWWHFSLPGAGGAAYDFPIEPRRN from the coding sequence ATGACCGCAAGGATTGGGATCGCAGCGCGCGCAACGCTGGTCGTGCTGCTTGCAATATCCGTCCCCGCGCCGGCGCGGGCGCAGGCCTTGCCGGGCGGCTTCGCGTACTTGCGCGACATCGACCCCAGCATCATTCAGGACATTCGCTATGCCACGTCGAACAATTTCGTCGGGCGTCCGCTTGCGGGCTATGGCGCCGGAGAGTGCGTGGTCAAAAGGGAGGTGGGACTGCGGCTGAAGGCGGTCCAGGAAGAGCTCGCGGCGCAAAGCCTGTCGCTCAAGATGTTCGATTGCTACCGGCCGGCGCGGGCCTCGCTCGACATGGTCAAGTGGTCGCAGAACGGCCACGAGACCGCCGCCGAGCGGCGCTACAATCCCAAAATTCCCAAGACGGAGCTGTTCCGCCTCGGCTACATCGCCAGCCGTTCGCAGCATTCGACCGGTGCCGCGCTCGATCTCACGTTGGTCGATCTCAAGGCCGACAACACCGCGAAATATGATCCTTCAAAGACCTATGCCGATTGCACCGCGCCGGTCGGGGCGCGCGCGCCCGAAGGCAGCGTCGACATGGGCACCGGCTACGACTGCACCGACACGAAAGGCCATACTGCGGCACCGTCGATCACAGGGGAGCAGCGCACCTGGCGCAGGCGGCTGGTGGCTGCGATGGCCAGGCAAGGCTTTGTGAACTATTCGAAAGAGTGGTGGCATTTTTCCCTGCCGGGGGCGGGTGGGGCAGCCTATGATTTCCCGATCGAGCCGCGCCGGAACTAA
- a CDS encoding isovaleryl-CoA dehydrogenase — protein sequence MTQPSFATHEVFNQSPPFEDIDLFAVDRPLVEAVKANGGGAAERELSEFGKQWGSAAMADRGRLANENTPKLRSFDAKGNRRDQVEFHPAYHELMAHSAHAGVHNSTWTANGKPAGDAAEVIRAAKFYMAAQVETGHLCPITMTRAAVGALATQPDLLARVMPVLSTRSYDPSFAPWWQKRGMTLGMGMTEKQGGTDVRTNMTRAVREGEAYRITGHKWFMSAPMCDAFLVLAQAEGGLTCFFMPRFAPDGAVNAIQFQRLKDKLGNRSNASSEVEFAGAYAERIGEEGKGIRTIIQMVQLTRQDCAIASVGLMRSGLAHALHHARHRSVFQKHLADQPLMQAVLSDMALHVEASTALVMRLCRAFDRTPHDAAEAAYMRLLTPAIKYWTCKSAPPFLYEAMECLGGNGYVEDGILARHYRESPVNAIWEGSGNVMCLDVLRALSREPAPAMAVLQSLAAETKGLPGAAEAVTFIGKTFRRADGERIARLAVEKLALLAAAAALNGVSPRNAELFASTRLTANHASMYGAVDLESGEVRALLERALP from the coding sequence ATGACCCAGCCGAGCTTCGCGACCCACGAGGTCTTCAATCAATCGCCCCCGTTCGAGGATATCGACCTATTCGCCGTGGATCGGCCGCTGGTCGAGGCGGTCAAGGCCAATGGCGGTGGGGCGGCGGAACGCGAGCTGTCGGAGTTCGGCAAGCAATGGGGTTCGGCCGCGATGGCCGATCGCGGGCGCCTCGCCAACGAGAACACGCCAAAGCTGCGCAGCTTCGATGCCAAGGGCAACCGCCGCGACCAGGTCGAGTTTCACCCCGCCTATCATGAGCTGATGGCGCACAGCGCCCATGCCGGCGTGCACAATTCGACCTGGACTGCGAACGGCAAACCTGCGGGCGATGCCGCGGAAGTCATTCGTGCGGCAAAGTTCTACATGGCGGCACAAGTCGAGACCGGCCATCTCTGTCCGATCACGATGACGCGCGCCGCCGTTGGCGCGCTGGCGACGCAGCCGGACCTGCTCGCGCGCGTGATGCCGGTACTGTCGACCAGGAGTTACGATCCCAGCTTTGCGCCGTGGTGGCAGAAGCGCGGCATGACGCTCGGCATGGGGATGACCGAGAAGCAGGGCGGCACCGACGTGCGCACCAACATGACCCGCGCGGTGCGCGAGGGCGAGGCCTATCGCATCACCGGCCACAAATGGTTCATGTCGGCGCCGATGTGCGATGCGTTCCTGGTGCTGGCGCAGGCCGAAGGCGGGCTGACCTGTTTCTTCATGCCGCGCTTCGCGCCGGATGGCGCCGTGAATGCGATTCAGTTCCAGCGGCTGAAGGACAAGCTCGGCAACCGCTCCAATGCCTCCTCCGAGGTCGAATTCGCAGGTGCCTACGCCGAACGGATCGGCGAGGAGGGCAAGGGCATCCGCACCATCATCCAGATGGTGCAGCTGACGCGGCAGGATTGCGCGATCGCCTCCGTCGGCCTGATGCGCTCGGGGCTCGCCCATGCGCTGCATCACGCCCGTCACCGCAGCGTGTTCCAGAAGCATCTCGCCGATCAGCCGCTGATGCAGGCGGTGCTGTCGGATATGGCGCTCCATGTGGAGGCGAGCACGGCTCTGGTGATGCGGCTCTGCCGCGCCTTCGATCGCACCCCGCACGATGCGGCGGAGGCCGCCTATATGCGATTGCTGACGCCGGCGATCAAATACTGGACCTGCAAGAGCGCGCCGCCGTTCCTCTATGAAGCCATGGAATGCCTCGGCGGCAATGGCTATGTCGAGGACGGCATTCTGGCGCGCCACTATCGGGAGTCGCCGGTCAACGCGATCTGGGAAGGCTCGGGCAACGTCATGTGCCTCGACGTGCTCCGCGCGCTCTCGCGTGAACCGGCGCCGGCGATGGCGGTGCTGCAATCGCTCGCGGCCGAGACGAAGGGCTTGCCCGGGGCAGCGGAGGCGGTCACCTTCATCGGCAAGACCTTCCGCCGCGCCGATGGCGAACGCATCGCACGGCTTGCGGTCGAGAAGCTGGCGCTGCTTGCGGCTGCCGCGGCGCTCAACGGCGTGTCACCGCGCAATGCCGAACTGTTCGCGAGCACGCGTCTTACAGCCAATCACGCCAGCATGTATGGCGCGGTGGACCTGGAGAGCGGCGAGGTGCGCGCACTGCTGGAGCGGGCGCTGCCGTGA
- a CDS encoding CPBP family intramembrane glutamic endopeptidase — protein sequence MDSLNPDHPPPTATPAEQAPRVWKFWGTALWGLFIFFAMFVGQIGAVVLLAVQRGLPMDLASIQLVGHEPQTLALSVIMGLPTTLLAVWLAISIKKASFVDYLALHWPSWKQLLFGAVGLIVIVLVWETMSRALGREATPGFMTDLLKSGRDKGAALLLLFAFSVAAPMSEEILARGFLYRGWSASFLRVPGAILLSSLVWTIVHLQYDMYFLAEVFTIGLWFGYMRHRANSLWLTIVLHALNNLTAVVLTMWLGS from the coding sequence ATGGACTCCCTCAATCCCGATCACCCCCCGCCGACTGCGACGCCTGCGGAACAGGCGCCGCGCGTCTGGAAGTTCTGGGGCACGGCGCTGTGGGGCCTCTTCATCTTCTTCGCGATGTTCGTCGGGCAGATCGGCGCCGTCGTTCTGCTGGCGGTGCAGCGTGGTCTTCCCATGGACCTCGCCTCGATCCAGCTCGTCGGCCACGAGCCCCAGACGCTCGCGCTTTCGGTCATCATGGGCCTGCCGACGACGCTTTTGGCGGTGTGGCTCGCCATCAGCATCAAGAAGGCCTCCTTCGTCGACTATCTGGCGCTGCATTGGCCGTCCTGGAAGCAGCTCCTGTTCGGTGCGGTCGGGCTGATCGTGATCGTGCTGGTCTGGGAGACGATGTCGCGCGCGCTTGGCCGCGAGGCGACGCCGGGCTTCATGACCGATCTGCTGAAATCCGGTCGCGACAAGGGCGCGGCGCTGCTGCTTCTGTTCGCCTTCAGCGTGGCCGCGCCGATGTCGGAAGAGATTCTGGCGCGCGGCTTCCTCTATCGCGGCTGGTCGGCGAGCTTCCTGCGCGTACCGGGCGCAATCCTGCTGTCGTCGCTGGTGTGGACGATCGTCCATCTGCAATACGACATGTACTTCCTCGCCGAGGTCTTCACCATCGGCCTGTGGTTCGGCTACATGCGTCATCGTGCCAATTCGCTTTGGCTGACGATCGTGCTGCACGCGCTCAACAATCTGACTGCGGTAGTGCTGACGATGTGGCTGGGGAGCTAG
- a CDS encoding AEC family transporter, translating to MAVVVAALLPVFILIVLGIVLKRSLMRLDTQWHGLERLTYFVLFPMLLIQTLVKADLSKVPVAGVGGALLLSALAMSLLCLALRPALSRLGIDGPAFTSIFQGATRWQTFVALSIAANLFGDVGLALASVAMVAIIPLVNVFSVAVLARYASPEKQSGRAIVMTLVRNPLIWACIIGLSVNVSHLPLPRLWHEVADALGSSSLAIGLLVTGAGLHLEGLLRPSLGAGVGVVFKLVLMPALALGLGVWFGLSGNSLAIVAICSAVPTSSSAYVLARQMGGDAPLLAQIITLQTILAAITMPIAIALVA from the coding sequence ATGGCCGTCGTCGTCGCGGCGCTGCTGCCGGTCTTCATCCTGATCGTGCTCGGAATCGTGCTGAAGCGCAGCCTGATGCGGCTCGACACGCAATGGCACGGCCTGGAACGGCTGACCTATTTCGTGCTGTTTCCGATGCTGCTGATCCAGACGCTGGTGAAGGCCGACCTCTCCAAGGTGCCGGTCGCCGGCGTCGGCGGAGCGCTGCTGCTGTCGGCGCTCGCAATGTCGCTGCTCTGCCTCGCGCTGCGTCCCGCCCTGTCTCGGCTCGGTATCGACGGTCCTGCCTTCACCTCGATCTTCCAGGGCGCGACGCGCTGGCAGACCTTTGTGGCACTGTCGATCGCCGCCAATTTGTTCGGCGATGTCGGACTGGCGCTCGCCTCCGTGGCGATGGTCGCGATCATTCCCCTCGTCAACGTGTTCAGCGTCGCGGTGCTCGCTCGTTATGCATCGCCCGAAAAGCAATCCGGCCGCGCCATCGTCATGACCCTGGTGCGCAATCCCCTGATCTGGGCCTGCATCATCGGCCTTTCCGTGAATGTCTCCCATCTGCCGCTGCCGAGGCTCTGGCATGAGGTTGCCGACGCGCTCGGCAGTTCCTCGCTCGCCATCGGCCTTCTCGTCACCGGCGCGGGGCTGCATCTCGAAGGGCTATTGCGCCCGAGCCTCGGCGCAGGCGTCGGCGTCGTCTTCAAGCTCGTGCTGATGCCGGCGCTCGCCCTTGGGCTCGGTGTCTGGTTCGGACTGTCCGGCAACAGCCTTGCGATCGTGGCGATCTGCTCGGCGGTGCCCACCTCGTCCAGCGCCTATGTCCTCGCTCGCCAGATGGGCGGCGACGCGCCACTGCTAGCGCAGATCATCACGCTGCAGACGATCCTGGCGGCAATCACCATGCCGATCGCGATCGCGCTGGTCGCCTAG
- the ruvX gene encoding Holliday junction resolvase RuvX translates to MPALILPLVDAATHWPARGALVGLDLGTKTIGVAVSDPDRRLATGVETVQRKAFKQDAARLIAIAAERKAAGFVLGLPINMDGSEGPRAQSTRAFARNLAGLTALPIGLWDERLSTAAVERELIGMDVSRAKRAEVIDEHAAIFILQGALDRLANLRASPGTD, encoded by the coding sequence ATGCCGGCTCTTATCCTGCCTCTCGTCGATGCTGCAACCCACTGGCCCGCGCGCGGCGCGCTGGTCGGGCTCGATCTCGGCACCAAGACCATTGGCGTTGCCGTGTCCGACCCGGACCGGCGGCTTGCGACCGGCGTCGAGACGGTCCAGCGCAAGGCGTTCAAGCAGGACGCCGCCCGGCTGATCGCGATTGCAGCCGAGCGCAAGGCGGCCGGTTTCGTGCTGGGCCTGCCCATCAACATGGACGGCAGCGAGGGTCCGCGTGCGCAATCCACCCGTGCCTTTGCCCGCAACCTTGCCGGCCTGACCGCGCTGCCCATCGGCTTGTGGGACGAGCGCCTCTCGACCGCCGCGGTCGAGCGCGAGCTGATCGGCATGGACGTCAGCCGCGCCAAGCGCGCCGAGGTGATCGACGAGCATGCCGCGATCTTCATCCTGCAAGGCGCGCTCGACCGCCTCGCCAATCTTCGCGCCAGCCCGGGGACCGACTGA
- a CDS encoding cyclase family protein — protein sequence MRNTLVLCWVAALSAITGTANAQDWTKSKWGPNDEIGAANYMTPELVVKAASLVKSGKTYALGMPVDSKTPAYPPRDYKITIVQPGQAGSSGLGPNKATYNDDILNTWVGVGSQLDGLGHLGIEHVYYNGHKLADFADPTGLKKLGIEKVPPMVTRGVLLDMAAYFKTDVVKEGTAFNVKEIEEAAKQQNVEIRQGDVVIFHTGWLGLVGKDDKRYSAGEPGLGVEGAKYLTGKGVVAVGADTWGVEVVPFESKNLFEVHQILLAMNGTYILENMDTAALAKDKGYEFLFVLGQPRWTGGVQAMINPIAIR from the coding sequence ATGCGCAATACGCTCGTGTTGTGCTGGGTCGCTGCATTGTCGGCGATCACAGGCACCGCAAATGCCCAGGACTGGACCAAATCGAAATGGGGGCCGAACGACGAGATCGGCGCCGCCAACTACATGACGCCGGAGCTCGTGGTGAAGGCGGCATCACTTGTAAAGTCCGGCAAGACCTACGCGCTCGGCATGCCCGTCGATTCCAAGACTCCGGCCTATCCGCCGCGCGACTACAAGATCACGATCGTGCAGCCGGGACAGGCGGGCAGCAGCGGCCTTGGTCCGAACAAGGCGACCTACAACGATGACATCCTGAATACCTGGGTCGGCGTTGGCAGCCAACTCGACGGGCTCGGCCATCTCGGCATCGAGCACGTCTATTACAACGGCCACAAGCTCGCCGATTTCGCCGATCCGACCGGCTTGAAAAAGCTCGGCATCGAGAAGGTGCCGCCGATGGTCACGCGCGGCGTGCTGCTCGACATGGCAGCCTATTTCAAGACCGACGTGGTGAAGGAAGGCACCGCCTTCAACGTCAAGGAGATCGAGGAAGCCGCCAAGCAGCAGAACGTCGAGATCCGCCAGGGCGATGTCGTCATCTTCCACACCGGCTGGCTCGGCCTGGTTGGCAAGGACGACAAGCGCTATTCGGCCGGTGAGCCCGGCCTCGGCGTCGAAGGCGCGAAGTATTTGACCGGCAAGGGCGTCGTCGCGGTGGGTGCCGACACCTGGGGCGTCGAGGTGGTGCCGTTCGAATCCAAGAACCTGTTCGAAGTGCACCAGATCCTGCTCGCGATGAACGGGACCTACATCCTCGAGAACATGGACACCGCCGCGCTCGCCAAGGACAAGGGCTACGAATTCCTGTTCGTGCTCGGACAGCCGCGCTGGACCGGCGGGGTGCAGGCGATGATCAATCCGATCGCGATCCGCTGA
- a CDS encoding LysR family transcriptional regulator — MELSDLQTFAAVARTGGITRAAAELNTVQSNVTQRVKALEAEIGAALFERHSRGMTLTGAGKRLLPYAQKMAALSREAVLAACDDGEPKGPLAIGSMETTAAVRLPPLLADFHRRFPAVRLSLRTAPTADLVAAVLDGTLDGAFVAGPIAHADLTATSAFREELVLVSAKRWASLAELRAGTPESGPTALVFRTGCTYRQRLEQVFVEFGWPSAARFELGTLDGMIGCVAADMGVTLLPRAVVECSAMNSNVSIHTLSTSHARVETLFIQRSVGHQTKALCGFAGCLKQEEDVIAA; from the coding sequence ATGGAACTCAGCGATCTCCAGACCTTTGCCGCCGTCGCCCGCACCGGCGGCATTACCCGCGCAGCGGCGGAGCTGAACACCGTGCAATCCAACGTCACCCAGCGCGTGAAGGCGCTGGAGGCCGAGATCGGCGCGGCGCTGTTCGAACGCCATAGCCGCGGCATGACGCTGACCGGCGCCGGCAAGCGCCTCCTCCCTTATGCGCAAAAGATGGCGGCGCTGTCGCGCGAGGCCGTGCTCGCGGCCTGCGACGATGGCGAGCCGAAGGGACCGCTCGCAATCGGCTCGATGGAGACGACCGCGGCGGTGCGGCTGCCGCCGCTGCTCGCCGACTTCCACCGCCGCTTTCCCGCCGTGCGGCTCTCCTTGCGCACCGCGCCGACCGCCGACCTCGTCGCTGCCGTGCTCGACGGCACGCTCGACGGTGCCTTCGTCGCGGGTCCCATTGCGCATGCCGACCTCACCGCGACCAGCGCCTTCCGCGAGGAGCTGGTGCTGGTCAGCGCGAAGCGCTGGGCTTCGCTGGCCGAACTGCGCGCCGGCACGCCGGAGTCCGGGCCGACGGCGCTGGTGTTCCGCACCGGCTGCACCTATCGCCAGCGGCTCGAGCAGGTGTTCGTCGAATTCGGCTGGCCGTCGGCAGCGCGTTTCGAGCTCGGCACGCTCGACGGCATGATCGGCTGCGTCGCCGCCGACATGGGCGTGACGCTGCTGCCGCGCGCGGTCGTCGAATGCAGCGCGATGAACAGCAACGTGTCGATCCACACGTTGAGTACCTCGCACGCGCGCGTCGAAACGCTCTTCATCCAGCGCAGCGTCGGACATCAAACCAAGGCGCTCTGCGGTTTTGCCGGATGTCTGAAGCAGGAGGAAGACGTCATTGCGGCCTGA
- a CDS encoding NAD(P)H-dependent flavin oxidoreductase, which yields MPIATSLTTLLDIKHPILLAPMDVLAGSRLVTAVSDAGGFGILGGGYGEKAWLERETAKLAGLREPFGIGFITWSLAKRPELLDVALAAKPSAIMMSFGDPAPFAPRIKSAGSRLICQVQDETMALQALDAGADILVAQGTEAGGHGASRTTIDLVPAIVDLAAGRVPVVAAGGIADGRGLAAMMMLGASGVLLGTRFYASQEADGPDEAKRRICAANSGSTVRGIIFDLSRNNVWPAPFTGRCLINDHARRWMGREVELMQHVATVAAEYGAARAAGNFDVAAVIAGEAVGLIHDIPPAAEIVARIAAEAELLFSGRRNSIAAVA from the coding sequence ATGCCGATCGCGACGTCGCTGACCACATTGCTGGATATCAAGCATCCCATCCTGCTGGCGCCGATGGACGTCCTCGCAGGCAGCCGGCTGGTGACGGCCGTGAGCGACGCCGGCGGTTTTGGCATTCTGGGCGGCGGCTATGGCGAGAAAGCGTGGCTGGAGCGGGAGACGGCGAAGCTTGCCGGATTGCGTGAGCCCTTCGGCATCGGCTTCATCACCTGGAGCCTGGCCAAGCGACCCGAGCTTCTCGACGTCGCGCTCGCCGCAAAGCCGTCCGCGATCATGATGTCGTTCGGCGATCCCGCGCCGTTCGCGCCCCGGATCAAGTCGGCGGGTTCACGCCTGATCTGCCAGGTGCAGGACGAGACCATGGCGCTGCAGGCGCTCGATGCCGGTGCGGACATCCTGGTCGCGCAGGGGACGGAGGCGGGCGGCCATGGCGCCTCACGCACCACCATCGACCTCGTGCCCGCCATCGTCGATCTCGCGGCAGGCCGCGTGCCTGTGGTCGCGGCAGGGGGCATCGCCGACGGCCGCGGGCTCGCCGCCATGATGATGCTGGGCGCCAGCGGTGTGCTGCTCGGCACGCGCTTCTACGCGAGCCAGGAGGCCGATGGTCCTGACGAAGCCAAGCGGCGGATCTGCGCGGCGAACAGCGGCTCGACCGTGCGCGGTATCATCTTCGATCTCTCCCGCAACAATGTGTGGCCGGCGCCGTTTACCGGTCGGTGCCTGATCAACGACCATGCCAGACGCTGGATGGGGCGTGAGGTCGAGCTGATGCAGCATGTCGCCACGGTTGCCGCGGAGTACGGCGCGGCCAGGGCCGCCGGCAATTTCGACGTCGCCGCCGTGATCGCGGGCGAGGCGGTCGGGCTGATTCATGATATTCCACCGGCGGCCGAGATCGTCGCGCGGATTGCGGCTGAAGCGGAGCTGCTTTTCTCAGGCCGGCGCAACTCCATTGCTGCCGTCGCCTGA
- a CDS encoding nitronate monooxygenase family protein: MWPDRRLIDLFKTEFPIVLAPMAGVMDAELVIAAAQGGALGSLPCAMISAEKAREQVGLIRQRVKAPVNMNFFCHMPVELTTEAEARWKQRLAGYYTEHGLDPAAPITAANRAPFDAAFCEVVEELKPEIVSFHFGLPEQALLKRVKAAGCRVISSATTVKEAVWLEQHGVDAVIAQGAEAGGHRGMFLTDRIAEQPGTFALVPQVVDAVKVPVIAAGGIADGRGIAAAFALGASGVQIGSAYLRCPESKVSAGGRKALAEAGDDSTVITNVMTGRPARGVQNRLMREAGPISPDAPPFPHAATALGPLKAAAEKQGRVDFTNLWAGQAIALGREVPAAELTRDLAKSALARLRQMAG; this comes from the coding sequence ATGTGGCCTGACCGTCGACTGATCGATCTCTTCAAGACCGAATTCCCGATCGTGCTGGCACCGATGGCCGGCGTGATGGATGCGGAGCTGGTGATTGCGGCTGCGCAAGGCGGAGCGTTGGGCTCGCTGCCTTGCGCGATGATCTCGGCGGAGAAGGCGCGCGAGCAGGTTGGTCTGATCCGCCAGCGCGTGAAGGCGCCGGTCAACATGAACTTCTTCTGCCACATGCCGGTCGAACTGACGACCGAGGCGGAGGCGCGCTGGAAGCAGCGGCTCGCGGGCTATTACACCGAGCATGGACTCGATCCCGCCGCGCCGATCACCGCCGCGAACCGTGCGCCGTTCGATGCGGCGTTCTGCGAGGTGGTCGAGGAGCTGAAGCCGGAAATCGTCAGCTTCCATTTCGGCCTGCCGGAGCAGGCGCTGCTGAAGCGCGTCAAGGCGGCCGGCTGCCGCGTCATCTCGTCGGCGACGACGGTGAAGGAGGCGGTCTGGCTCGAGCAGCACGGCGTCGATGCGGTGATCGCGCAAGGCGCCGAAGCCGGCGGCCATCGCGGCATGTTCCTGACGGACAGGATCGCCGAGCAGCCCGGCACCTTTGCGCTGGTGCCGCAGGTCGTCGATGCCGTGAAGGTGCCTGTGATTGCGGCCGGCGGCATTGCCGACGGGCGCGGCATTGCCGCGGCGTTCGCGCTCGGCGCCTCCGGCGTCCAGATCGGCAGCGCGTATTTGCGCTGTCCGGAGTCCAAGGTCAGCGCGGGCGGTCGCAAGGCGCTCGCCGAAGCTGGGGATGATTCCACCGTCATCACCAACGTCATGACCGGTCGTCCGGCGCGCGGCGTCCAGAACCGCCTGATGCGCGAGGCCGGCCCGATCTCGCCGGATGCGCCGCCGTTTCCCCATGCCGCGACCGCGCTGGGGCCGCTCAAGGCGGCCGCCGAAAAGCAGGGCAGGGTGGATTTCACCAATCTCTGGGCCGGCCAGGCGATTGCCCTTGGCCGCGAGGTACCGGCGGCCGAATTGACCCGGGATCTTGCGAAATCGGCCCTTGCACGCTTGCGCCAGATGGCAGGCTAG
- the gatC gene encoding Asp-tRNA(Asn)/Glu-tRNA(Gln) amidotransferase subunit GatC, protein MSVDAATVRRIAHLARIAVSEGEVPHLQGELNAMLAFVEQLSEVNVEGVEPMTSVTPMQMKKRQDVVDDGEIADDIVANAPATEGHFFLVPKVVE, encoded by the coding sequence ATGTCCGTCGACGCCGCTACCGTCCGCCGCATCGCGCATCTGGCGCGCATCGCGGTTTCCGAGGGCGAGGTTCCACATCTGCAGGGCGAGCTCAATGCCATGCTCGCCTTTGTCGAGCAACTCTCGGAGGTGAATGTCGAGGGCGTGGAGCCCATGACCTCGGTCACCCCGATGCAGATGAAGAAGCGGCAGGACGTGGTCGATGACGGCGAGATCGCCGACGATATCGTTGCCAACGCGCCCGCGACCGAAGGTCACTTCTTCCTGGTGCCCAAGGTCGTCGAATAG
- the gatA gene encoding Asp-tRNA(Asn)/Glu-tRNA(Gln) amidotransferase subunit GatA, which translates to MTDLTSLTLAEARKGLADKTFTSLELTDAHLSAIEAARMLNAFVMETPDRARDMAREADGRIAKGEAGPLAGIPLGIKDLFATKGVRTTACSKILGNFVPTYESTVTSQLWRDGAVMLGKLNNDEFAMGSANETSCFGPVGNPWRREGSNATLVPGGSSGGSASAVAALLCMGATATDTGGSIRQPAAFTATVGIKPTYGRCSRWGIVAFASSLDQAGPIARSVRDSAMLLRSMAGHDPKDTTSVDVPVPDYEATIGKSVKGMRIGIPKEYRLDGMPAEIEKLWSEGAKWLTDAGAELVPVSLPHTKYALPAYYIVAPAEASSNLARYDGVRYGLREQGRNIIEQYENTRAEGFGAEVRRRVMIGTYVLSAGYYDAYYLRAQKVRTLIKKDFEDCFAAGVDAILTPATPSAAFGIGEKGGADPVEMYLNDIFTVTVNMAGLPGIAVPAGKDAQGLPLGLQLIGRPFDEETLFSLGEVIEQAAGRFTPARWW; encoded by the coding sequence ATGACCGATTTGACATCGCTGACGCTCGCCGAGGCCCGCAAGGGTCTCGCCGACAAGACTTTCACGTCGCTCGAGTTGACAGACGCGCACCTCTCCGCGATCGAAGCCGCGCGCATGCTCAATGCCTTCGTGATGGAGACGCCGGACCGGGCGCGCGACATGGCGCGCGAGGCCGACGGCAGGATCGCCAAGGGTGAGGCGGGCCCGCTCGCCGGGATCCCGCTCGGCATCAAGGACCTGTTCGCGACCAAGGGCGTGCGCACCACGGCCTGCTCGAAGATCCTCGGTAATTTCGTGCCGACCTATGAGTCCACGGTGACCTCGCAGCTCTGGCGCGACGGCGCGGTGATGCTCGGCAAGCTGAACAACGACGAGTTCGCGATGGGCTCGGCCAACGAGACCTCGTGCTTCGGCCCCGTCGGCAATCCCTGGCGGCGCGAGGGAAGCAACGCGACGCTGGTGCCGGGGGGCTCGTCCGGCGGCTCGGCCTCGGCCGTGGCGGCGCTGCTGTGCATGGGCGCAACCGCGACCGACACCGGCGGCTCGATCCGACAGCCGGCGGCCTTCACCGCGACCGTCGGCATCAAGCCGACCTATGGCCGCTGCTCGCGCTGGGGCATCGTCGCCTTTGCCTCCTCGCTCGACCAGGCCGGTCCGATCGCGCGCAGCGTCCGCGACAGCGCGATGCTGCTGCGCTCGATGGCCGGCCACGATCCAAAGGACACGACCTCCGTCGACGTTCCCGTGCCGGACTACGAGGCCACGATCGGCAAATCCGTGAAGGGCATGAGGATCGGCATCCCCAAGGAATATCGTCTCGACGGCATGCCGGCCGAGATCGAGAAGCTCTGGAGCGAGGGCGCCAAGTGGCTCACGGACGCGGGGGCCGAGCTCGTCCCTGTGTCGCTGCCGCACACCAAATACGCGCTGCCGGCCTATTACATCGTGGCGCCTGCGGAGGCGTCTTCCAACCTCGCGCGCTATGACGGCGTCCGCTACGGCCTGCGCGAGCAGGGCAGGAACATCATCGAGCAATACGAGAACACCCGCGCCGAAGGGTTTGGTGCCGAGGTGCGCCGCCGTGTCATGATCGGCACCTACGTGCTCTCGGCCGGCTATTACGATGCGTATTACTTGCGCGCCCAGAAGGTGCGCACGCTGATCAAGAAGGATTTCGAGGACTGCTTCGCTGCGGGAGTCGACGCGATCCTGACCCCGGCGACGCCGTCGGCCGCCTTCGGCATCGGCGAGAAGGGCGGCGCCGATCCGGTCGAGATGTACCTCAACGACATCTTCACGGTGACCGTGAACATGGCGGGCCTGCCCGGCATCGCCGTGCCCGCCGGCAAGGACGCGCAGGGCCTGCCGCTCGGTCTGCAGCTGATCGGACGTCCTTTCGACGAGGAGACGCTGTTCTCCCTCGGCGAGGTGATCGAGCAGGCCGCCGGCCGCTTCACGCCGGCGAGGTGGTGGTGA